ACTCTGGAGCTGGTGAATGAGAAGTACTGGAAGGTCCGGAAGCCTCTGGAGCTTTACTACGCTCCCACCAAGGAGCAACCACCACCAGCACAGCAGAagtctcctccacctcctcctcctcctcctcctcctcctccgcctcctcttcctccacagatGGAGGCGTGAGGCGGAGCGGTGATGGTGGAAGGTCAGTCGCTTCACAGATTATCATCAGTGTGTCTCCATTTGAAAATGTACCGACACTAAGACGGTTTTATCTGATATTTCAAATGTGTGACGTCTGACCTGAGACCAGGcgtgaagaagaaacagaagatcggcagcagagaggagacagaaaacacaaaccacagaagaagagctggTAAATCTTTCCTGCCTTTGTGTGCAGAGAACTCTCCGACGGTTTGCTCATTAATATCAAGTCAGGAGGAAGAATCGCTGTGACGGACCGGAGATGACGAGTGGGATCGTTCTCTGGTGTTTCCTCCTGATGTGAAGCGTCTGCAGCTCGTCAGCGtctgttttccttcagttttaTCTTCTGCTCACTCACATATTTAACAGCCGCACATTTAGAGAGACAGCGCTGTGCAAAGGCTCATATTACTGCAGCTCAAAGCTTTCCTGCTCTggatatttcacatttttagttttatttattcctccTTATAGAAAAACTGCAGGAGAGGATCCAGGCCTCAGAGTTCTGGTTTGTGACTTAAATCTCAAGATTGGAGAAAAAGTCAgaactcttcttttttttttttcccctttttgttgttgttgttgttgttgttgtcgttgttttAAAGACGTCCTGATTCTCTTCTGTACAAAACATCCGTGACAGCTGATAGCAAGATGTCAAACTGAAAGCAAAAACTATGGAAGCACATTTCAGTCAGGAaaggtgagaaaatgaaataatcaaataatcaaataggatctaaatatgtaaaaatatcGACCAGATCCACCAAGACCAGCAGTCCCTTTGTGTTCAGTTGAGCTTAAATACAACATGTTACACTGCTCAGTTTTACTGGGCTCTGCAGGAGACTGTTCTCATGTTATTCCTCCAGAAACTAAAGAAAATGGCCGAATAATTTCCTGTTTACTcgagaaaaatgttttggatcCGTCTCATAATCTGTCTGGACCGGGACCCGTCCTCCACAAGGTCCGTAAAGACACCTCCAGtactttttgtgtaattctgctgacgAACCAACAAACTGATGGGAATAAAAAGGTAATTATAAgattcagtttttgtgtttgatcGGCGCAAAACATTTGTATCTCTAAGTCGTGTTAAATTAATCTCGTCATCATTCTGTCAGTTATTCAGATTccttcttcatttattttcttcctcttggcAGAAAGCAGCTTCTATAAAAGTAAACCAGACTCCAGAACAGATATTAAATGCTTAGCGTCGCAGAGTTTGTTACTGATCTTGtactttttaatatttaaccACTTCAGAAGTCTTTTTACTGCCGCTAAAACCTTCTGTGGTCCAGATGTTTCACATTCATGTTGCGttagtttgattttatttattcctcCAGGACGGGACACAAAACAagagtgatttaaaaaaaatatgaaaattggTGAAACTTATATCAGAACCAGAAGAAAAATTATGGAACAGTGAGTTATAATATTCAGATTAATAAGTACTTCAAATGTTCGACCGGCCCAAAACATCTGGACCTCATCGCTTAAACACAATAATCCAGAACGTGTCTAATAATGTGGTGTGTCTGTAACTTTTATTCCTCTGGGCAGAAACAGGCTTCCATAAACATCTGGCTGGAGGTCGACAGGACCGATGAAACTTTGCTAAGTTTGTTCATGATGTCGAGCTGTCGGCTTTTATTTCAACAAGACAGAAACCAACATTCAAaacaagtcaagtcagtttttggttgttaaaaaaaaaaaaaggttgtcttgtgtttctgtctttgacCTAAAAGAATCTATTTAAGTCTTTGTATAATTTAATTTCTGAGGACGTGACTGAAGCTGTTGGCTGCCGTCTTGGCGACAGTAAAAACATCGACGGTGTCTTAattcagcttttctgccttaAACAGTCGCAGATACAAACCAACAGTCAGTCTGAGGAgcctttcccagcatgcactggggtAGACCAGGGTGACTGTTTGCATTAAGGGAGATTATTTGAGTTGGTTAGAAGACGTCAGGTTGAACGAGGACGTGTGGAGGTTCCTACAGTTCCTTTACTGTGTAGTTTAAGACACACATACCTTTAAcgcatctgctgtgttttaattagATTCACTTAATTTTCTCATTCCTTTCTTTTAAAGAAGAAGCCGTCACTCCCTGTGTTTGGTGTCGTGTCTTTAAAAAGCCATACCGTTTAGTTTCCTCACTGTTTCGACTCTTCGTCTTCGTGCACTTTATATTTCCTGCAGCCATAAGTTTTCCTGCCGTACATCAGTTTATATGgaatatttgtatatttaagAACGATGCAATATTTCCTGTTGTATTAATTACACTTTCTGTCAGCGATGCAGCACAATAAATAAACTCCAGATAATCACATGTTTGGTGTGAAGTGTGATCTGTTGGACATGGAGGCTGATCATCAGGAGGATTAAAACTGAGATGAATGTAAATATTCTCCTGAGCAACATGAAGATGTCGTCCAGCTCGATAATGTTCCTGCATTCACTCACTGATTTTGATTCATTTAAACAGCTCAGTCAGACTAAGAGCAAAACCCAGATTATAATAATTCACCGACTCCAGACTCGACCAGACAAGCAGCACTCGGACAGACGGGTTTTGTGAACTGTGGCATTTTATTGAAACAAGGGGAAGCAGGGAGTTTACTTCTTCTTGGACACACCGACGGTGCGACCACGACGGCCGGTGGTCTTGGTGTGCTGACCACGCACACGCAGActggaaggaaaagaagaaaaacagcgtTAACAAAGTGATCGTGTTGAAAGGAGAATTAACTCTGAGGACTTGAGACACGACAGAAGCTCTCTGCACCGAATCTCTTCCACCGACCACAAAGTTAGATTTTTGCCAACAATACTGGCAGATTTTGAAATCTGTTGCATCTTAAACTGCAGCCGACATGTTTCTGACAGTAGCATAAGATGGTTCATCGTGAAGAAGCGATGCAGAGAGTTCATGTTTGCCGTTTGGACAGACGGGATCAGATCTCTTACCCCCAGAAGTGCCTGAGACCACGGTGAGCCCGGATCTTCTTCAGCCTCTCCAGATCTTCTCTCAGCTTGTTGTCCAGACCGTTAGCGAGGACCTGAAATCAGACAAAGACGATTTTAGATAACAAGAAACTGCCAAAATACAAATGTGCCAAGAATGCAGCTGTGCCACCAGAGGCTACTGACTCCGGTGCTTTATAGCAACACAAATGATCATAATTAAGATCGAAAGGTCTAAAAATCACCGGCAGTCTTGAAGCCACGCTGCACACACCCGCCTCAGATCAGTGTACAAAATATCTACAGCTGCAAACTGGAACATTTAGTTCACCACCTGCTCGCTGCTCTCCAGCATTCtgacattacatttaattgacCAGAACGAACAGTCGACATCCCGATCTGTTGGCTGTTTACTTTGCAACAGACACAAAGTTCCGTcgctcacctgctgctccagaTCTACAGTGTTAATGTAACACGTCGCTCATCAAGTGGAAACCACAATGTCACAGTCGCCATTAACCCTCACTGAAGACTGTGACCATCATCTGTATTAAAAGTAGTTTGACAGAAAGCCTCGGCGCTGCCAACAGAGACGTTTCTACAGCTGTGGTACATTATAATTATCTGACAAAGGATTAAATGTCAGATCGAGGCGTCAAACTCGACATCTTTAAAATTCATCAGTATTTTTCATGCATTACTTCCTCTTGATCTCAGAACAGCATCACTTCATTTTTATTCCCATGCTGCTGTAATTTTCTGCAACttataacattttaatttgtcctgCTGAACCACTGTAGATGATTTCACAATAACCTGAGAAGTTCTGTAGGTTTCCACCACAGTATAACCTGCTGTCACTCACCTGGCTGTATTTGCCGTCCTTGACGTCCTTCTGCCTGTTGAGGAACCAGTCTGGGATTTTGTACTGGCGAGGATTCTGCATGATGGTCACCACACGCTCAACCTGAAGAACAAACATGACGGTTAACTCACAGGAAAATTAATCAAACGTGCCAGAATGaaaacctggaaacacacaaagtcCTGAAGGGAGATTCAAGGCTCCACATTAAAGAACGACCGCGACAAGCGTCAGGCTCGTAAATCTGTCAGCTCACATGCCTGTCGAGTTGGATAACAGAAGCCAATTTTGATCCAGAGCCTGTTTTACAAAGACGTCTGTCAGCAGAAAGCAGATCAGGTGTGACCCGTTTAATTTACTGAGGTTTTCAGAGGCagagcatgtaaacctgttccTGTTATTAATAAccacaaataaaaagcagcctGAGTTGATCGACTTCCTGCTGAAAACTCACTGTGATTGAATCAGTCTCAACTTAAGCTTTAAGAAGCTGTAACAGGTTGTTGCTTGTTCACATTTTAAGTTTTCAAAACTTCCAATCAGTTTTTCTAAGTGTTACCATTTGTCCCTCAGAATCAAAAGTTTTAATTGTAATTTCTCCAAACTTCTGCAACAGTCTATGCAATTAAGAAACTAACATAAAATGAAGTTTTGGTTCAGCTGGAAGCAAATAAGCACGTAATTTAACTGAAGCTTTCAGTCTGAACACTGTAAGCTTTAACAAAACATCATCCCTGCTCAGGTTTTATTCTCTAAGCAAGGTGAGTGTGATGAAGCCAGCAGGACTTCAGACAGACTCTGTTCAGAGCCTTCATAGTTTCTGATTAACACAATCCAAGAATTCCTGAAGCGACAACTTTTCCTGCAGGCACCATCCTGTAACAATCTACTACGAATCTGTTAGTCTGCAGACAGCGGCTCCGCTCACCTCCTCGTCAGTCAGCTCTCCAGCCCTCTTGTTGAGGTCGATGTCGGCCTTCCTCAGGACAACATGGGCGTAACGTCTGCCAACACCCTGAGACCAGACAGACGGACAGGTTAGTGTCATGGTGACCATCTGACACACAACAGATACTCTCACTAATAACTAAGCGACAGAAATACCTTGATGCATCCTAGTTACTTGCAGAACATGAAGCACAGGTGAGACTTTACCTTGATGGCTGTGATGGCGAAGGCGATCTTCCTCCGACCATCGATGTTCGTGTTCAGAACACGAAGAATGTGCTGGAACTTCTCAGGGATGAccagagactgaaaacacacaacacacacacatgttatCAGGGAGGCTGGAGTCAGTCAGCACTGCCATGTCTCATGCTTTCAGACGAGCtgtgcatgctaacacactacaAACTTACAACACCATTATTTCGCTCTTTGTGTATTTAACATGGGTGTGTTCCTGCTCAGATGTTGCAGAGGGTCAGCTGCTGAAGCTCTGGCTTCACACTGAGCTGTCTGAGCATCTGCAGCTAACTTTTTTGGCTccagttagctgttagctacaGAGCTGCTGCCCGGATCAACAGCCTCAGAGCGACCAACACCTCCACATCTCACTGAACCACAAGCCAGAGTCACTCCGCTGTTAGACTGGTGCAGGTAGGAAGCGTTTACACAGGTGTAACAGCCACCTGGTCTCCCAACATGTCACCAACATGCTAACTGGCTCTCAATGCAGCAGTATGAGGCTTGTTAGCTTGTAGAGCTAGCCACCGTCCATTATCGGCGTTGTATTACTTATGGGCCAGTAATATGAAAACTGATCTTTAGTCGGACGACTATTATTTAAAAACTGGAATAATAATCAGATATCAGAgttgcattaaaataaaaagacagcGCGAATTCAACCATTCGCGCTGGCTAACTACAGTCAGTCGGTACAGCTCAGCCCGGCGCTGACTGTAAACTGCGCTGTTTTATCTATTTCTGCGACTAATGTGTCGACAATTCAACTTCACTCCACTCGCACACAGATGTAGAAGATTCATCGCGGGGCTAAATGTGATAAACAAGTAAGAATAACCGCAGATGATTATGGATTTCAGAAGGATTCCAGGTTGGTGGAAAACACACTCACCATCTTGGAAGTAGGTTCCGTGCGAAGAGGAAGCCGCAGAGCTCTCGCGAGAGTTTGAGCGAGTCGGCGAACGGAAGTCAGTGCATCCATTTTAAACTGTCCGACAAGAAACTTATACACCGGTTCAAATTGAACAAATACAAACCTATGTCAACGTAAAAAGTTACAACACGTGTTAActaattaaatgtgtgtttttgtgttcccTCGCCTTTTCTTCATGCAGTGTATTCTCATGTTAATATCTTGAGCTGTTGATAAAAGTGAGGACGCTCCGTGTTTCTGGGAGGACGAGGCGGAACTGGACATCTGTAGTCTTTTTTTGACGTTAGCGTAAATTCGCCGCAATGGCGGACGTAGCTGCAGCCGCTGTTGGAGCTGGTTCCgatgtaaacacagctggaaaccCGACAGAAGTCGCCATGGCGTATTTACAAGACGAGGTGACATTTTACCTTCCCCCACTGGAGTTAGTTGTtgtgaaaaatttaaaaatactgaacggtttatttgttctttctctctctgagtgtCCAGTTAGCATTCATGATAGCATCATCACTGATAATAAACTGACTGAAGAACAGCGAcaatatgaattaaaaatataaacaaaagttGTGATAGTGAACAAAATGTTGCTAAATTGTGTATGTTGACAACGTGCgttaatgtttctttaagcTAATGTAGCTGTTAGCATCCTGTCAGAACACTGTGAAGCCCGATGATTTCCTGAATGCATCCTGTTGCAACAAAGTATAACGTCACTAGATTAgattttattaattaatcatCAGCCAttcattaagaaaataaagGCAAACACTGTCAtgtgcgtcagtgtgtgtgactgtggagTTAATCAGACAGAACAAGACATTGAAAGACGTCATCCTGGCCTCTGGGAACACTTCTACTGTTTACTGgctttttattcatcagtcgACCATCCCAGTAATCAGTGGTTATAAAGACCCTTTGCTCACGTTAGCAGAGCATGAGCCACcagctaaaacaaaacaaaatgagtatttgttgtgattatttctccttttcccAGAAGACTGATGGAGACATGACCAATCTAAACCTGGGAGAGCTGGACCTCACCACCGATGAGTTCATCTTGGATGAAGTGGACAGTAAGACATCGCTCTTCATTTAAAGTCTCATATTTTGATCAATTCTCGTGAATAGACCTGACATGATCAGCATGTCTGCAGCCCCCTCTAGAGTTCAAACAGGTCAACAACACAGTATAATATTATGAGCAGGATTTTACCAAAGCAAAGTTTTAGTTCCCACGAGGAGAATATGACTTTTATCATGTTTTgcaacctgcagcagctccttgCAATTTTTTGAAATCACATCCAGATCTTATAAAAGCTTCATAATGGAGGAATTACAAGTTTAAACTCTGCAGACTGCTCCTCCTCAGTCAAGATTTCACCCAGACAGGACTGCTGGGTTTTTAAtggtttctgtctgtctcctgcagtTCATATCCAGGCCAATCTGGAAGATGACCTCGTGAAGGAGGCGCTCAAAACGGTGAGAATCTGTAGTTTGAGCTGGCAGGTTGGAGCGCAGAATTAAACAGGGCGGTGTGAGAGAcgtccacctgctgctgcacagagatcagttttgttttcaactaTAAACAAAATCAATCCATTTTTCGTGAGATGATGTGAAACCACTGTGAGCCAGAACTAAGAATGTTTTCTGAGCTGTCGTCTGCGTGATAAATGTGGTTACTGTGGTGTTCTCCATCTGTTTTCAGGGGGTTGACCTCCGTCAGTACTCCAAACAGGTGGAGTCAGAGTTGCAGAGGATCGAGCAGGCCTCCATCAAAGACTGTATCCTTCACTGTCAGCTGGGTTTTTATTGTCCCCCTATTTCATGTAAATCTATTCTGTGTCAGATCTTGTTATTGTTCTAATAAACTGTCCTGAGCGTTGGGGGTCGatgatctgttgtttttttcctgatggtCCGTCCATCAGACATCAAGGAGAGTCAGAACATCGCTTCGCTGCACAACCAGATCACCGCCTGTGACTCCATACTGGAGGTAAGATTTCACCCTGATCCTACAATCCTCTGCATGAAAGAGCTCAGCGTGAGTCAGCTAATGATCTGAAGAGTACAAAACAGAAGATAAAGGACCAGTCAGTGGATTGTTATACGAGTATGTCatggttgtttctctgtctgtcagcggATGGAGGGCATGCTGAGCGGCTTCCAGAGCGACCTGTCCTCCATCAGCAGTGAGATCcagacactgcagcagcagtcggTCAGCATGAATGTGAGGCTGAAGAACAGGCAGGCAGTGCGCAGCCACCTCAGTCAGCTGGTGGACGAGCTGGTGGTGCCCGGCGCCATGATCTCGTAAGTGTAATGGAGAGCAAAGAGACTGTTAAATGTTATGTAGGCCTCTTTGTCTGATGTCTCACCGCCTCATTGCAGCACCATCCTGGACAGTCCGGTGACGGAGCAGGAGTTTCTGGAGCAGCTCCACGAACTCAACAACAAGATCAACTTCGCCAAAGAGCTGAGCTTCAGAGAGACGCTGGCCTGCTCTGACATCCAGGACATCGTTGACCGCCTCAAACTCAAGGTGACACACGACAGAACAATCATGGAACATGTTCTTTGTCGTGCTTTTCTccaatgtgaaaatgtcttaatGTTTGCGTCTCACGTCAGGCGGTGTCAAAGATCCGAGAGTTCATTCTTCAGAAGATTTACTCCTTCAGGAAGCCAATGACCAACTACCAGATCCCTCAGAACACTCTGCTTAAGTACAGGTGAGTCCACCGTACCTGCTGGCCCTCCGTAGTGTCAGCTCCTCCTCTTTATTTAACTTATATATTGGGGATTTTATTGGGAAGGAAAACTAAAATGAGGACAATGATTGCTCGCAGCTTCATTTCGTCTTGAACAGTTTATGATGAGACACAGAAATGATCATTGATCTAGTAGGTTTCTTTTCTTACGCTGCATTAGTTTTGTTATAAAATGTACCAGAATGGAGCTGCAGTATTTatagtgtttttctgtgtcatcAGAACCTTCATGGTATAAAACAAGTGATCTGAAATGATCCTTGAACATTTAACAGCCGACACTCTCTGTCTCCGTTTGTCCTGCTGTAGATTTTTCTATCAGTTCCTTTTGGCCAATGAGAGGACGGTCGCCAAGGAGATCAGAGATGAGTACGTCGACACCATGAGCAAGATTTACTACAGTTACTTCAAGTCGTACAGCAGCAGGCTGCTCAAAGTGCAGGTCAGTGGATTAATACAAGACTTGGCATCACAGAGCACTCAAGattgtgtttaaaaagttgtttCTTAGCCAGagtaaaaacatttcctcagagAAAATTGGAATTATATCCTGTAAAGATCCAATCAGCTGACATAAACTGTCCTGTGTGCAGTATGAGGAGGTTGCAGACAAAGACGACCTGATGGGAGTAGAAGACACGGCCAAGAAAGATATcctttaaactgtgtgtgtgtaggtgcagCTGTTGCAGGTAGGTGTGTGATGCACACATACTGAGCATAAGAACACTGAGGAGATATATGCTCATTGATATCGAGGCCGGAGGCTCCTTGACTCTTTCCTGCAGGTTTCTTCTCCAAACCGTCTCTGAAGAGCAGGAACACCATCTTCACTTTGGGCCAGAGGGGCGCTATCCTGAGCCCCGCCGAGCTGGAGGGGCCCATCCTGGTCCCGCACACGGCCCAGAGAGGAGACAGCCGGGTGAGACGTCCACCGTGAAGCACACACATCTGAAGTTTGTCCATTTAAAAAGATATATGAAAAGTCCATGCATCCTTTCCTCCAGTAGACATTcagatacttgtgtaaaaacagactctggtaCAAGTAGAAGGGCTGATTGACAGCTTCTTTACTCctgtaaaagtagaagtactgattgacagcttctttactcctgtaaaagtagaagtactgattgACAGCTTCTTTACTCCTGTAAAAGTGGAAGTACTGATTGACAGcttcttttctcttgtaaaaGTAGAAATACTGATTGACAGCTTCTTTACTTTAGTAAAGTAATGGATTACAGGCTCTGACATGTACTtagagtatcagagtaaaaagtctccctctgaaggataTTTGTGGTCAAAGCAAACTGAAGCTCACGCCATATTAATAGAATTGAGCGACATCAGATTCATTAACTGTTTATGTTGCTGCGTCTGTCCTCAGTATCCATATGAGACGTTGTTTCGCAGTCAGCACTACGCTCTGCTGGACAATGGCTGCAGAGAGTACCTCTTCCTCTCAGACTTCTTCATGGTGGCAGGAAACTCGGCGCTAGACCTCTTTAACAGCATCATGGGGAAAACTCTCAGCATGTTCCTGGTACGAAAACAGTGCGTGTTTCTCTGAGCGCTGCAACCTGACATCAACACGCCATATGATTCCCTTCAGTGCTGTTACTGTGTCTGCTCCGTCTCTACAGAAGAGCATGTCCACGTACGTGTCCGACTGCTACGACAGCATCGCCATCTTCCTGTGCATCCACATCATCCTCCGGTTCAGAGCCATCACCGCCAAGAGGACGATCCCCGCCCTCGACAAGTCAGTGACCCGGCCGCTGAAAGGAAAAGGATTTATTCctgtcatcctcctccactcactgtgtgtgtgtgtgtgtgtgtgtgtgtgtgtgtggtgtgtgcgcGCAGGTACTGGGAGGCagtgctggagctgctgtggcCGAGGTTTGAAATGATTCTGGAGATGAACATCCACAGCATCAGAAACACAGACCCTCAGAAACTGGGATTGCTTGACACCAGACCACACTACGTCagtctacacacacatacgcacacgtgcgcgcacacacacacccttcatgtgttttacagcactgaaattaatgtgtgtgtttgttgatttcagaTCACGCGTCGTTACGCAGAGTTCTCGTCCGCCATCGTCAGCATCAACCAGACATTTCCCAACGAGaggacacacactctgctgggacagctgcaggtaacacacacacacacacacacagatgagacaaCAAGCTGTTGAATATGTAACAAAACTTAAATTTTCTCTCGTAAGGTGTCCTGGAGTGTTTGAAAGGAGTCTCTAAATAAAGTATatcactgttattattattaaaacaaagatgttgGTGAGAAAAATTACAGATAATCGGATTTTATTTGGTTAAATACAGTGAGAATAAAGTAATGAAATGTAAGTCAGAGTTCAGACAAATGAAGATGAACTGACTTGTTTCAGTGTCATTCTTGTCGCTACATTTGCTCTGAAAACGTGTAGTTCATATCATTGATGATTATGCAACAGTTTATatattaattataatttatATCTTTGAagtctgttatttttcttcagaTTGTCACAAACAGGttgcagcagaaaaacatgaGCAAATGTGACTGAGTGAAATCAAACTGTCACAAACTGAATCCGTCCTGAGTAATCAAACAAGaatatgttgttgttctgcAGGTTGAGGTAGAAAACTTTGTTCTGAAGATGGCAGCAGAGTTTCCCTCCAGAAGAGATCAGCTCATCTTCCTCATTAACAACTACGACATGATGCTGAGCGTCCTCATGGTGAGCGCCGCCTTCACTTCTGTACTGCACTGTTACTCTCAGTATCGTTGAGTTGTGGattttatttaatctgtgtgtAATGTTGGTTCTTCCCCCGGTCGTCCAGGAGAGGGCAGCAGACGACAGCAAAGAAGTGGAAGGTTTCCAGCAGTTGCTCTTGGCGAGGACGCAGGTAATCGACACGGGGATTCTGGGAACTCTGCAGCCCTGCGGTGACACTCCCTCCTTTTACTGTGTCCTCTTTGTGTTCAGAGCTCTGATTTCAAAACATGTGTATAGTGTGACTGTAGAAGAAGTTCAGTCATTTTGTAGAAACAGAATTGGTGACATGGACACGAAGCTCACAGTTAGACGGAAGGTCACAGAAGGATTTAAGCAAATGTAACTAAACATTATAAAGGTACAACTTGAACTAATGGACTAACAAGGATAAAATTCTGAgatgtttccttttattttcatgcagaaattaatatttttctgatcataaagtgtaaaaatgctaaaacataaatacagtaattaaaaacactttccaGTTGAATATTAATTTAAGTGTTAAACGTCGCTGTCGCGTCCTCTTTGCAGGAGTTCATCGAAGAGATTCTGTCTCCTCCCTTTGGAGG
This window of the Acanthopagrus latus isolate v.2019 chromosome 3, fAcaLat1.1, whole genome shotgun sequence genome carries:
- the rps18 gene encoding 40S ribosomal protein S18; protein product: MDALTSVRRLAQTLARALRLPLRTEPTSKMSLVIPEKFQHILRVLNTNIDGRRKIAFAITAIKGVGRRYAHVVLRKADIDLNKRAGELTDEEVERVVTIMQNPRQYKIPDWFLNRQKDVKDGKYSQVLANGLDNKLREDLERLKKIRAHRGLRHFWGLRVRGQHTKTTGRRGRTVGVSKKK
- the vps52 gene encoding vacuolar protein sorting-associated protein 52 homolog isoform X1, with protein sequence MADVAAAAVGAGSDVNTAGNPTEVAMAYLQDEKTDGDMTNLNLGELDLTTDEFILDEVDIHIQANLEDDLVKEALKTGVDLRQYSKQVESELQRIEQASIKDYIKESQNIASLHNQITACDSILERMEGMLSGFQSDLSSISSEIQTLQQQSVSMNVRLKNRQAVRSHLSQLVDELVVPGAMISTILDSPVTEQEFLEQLHELNNKINFAKELSFRETLACSDIQDIVDRLKLKAVSKIREFILQKIYSFRKPMTNYQIPQNTLLKYRFFYQFLLANERTVAKEIRDEYVDTMSKIYYSYFKSYSSRLLKVQYEEVADKDDLMGVEDTAKKGFFSKPSLKSRNTIFTLGQRGAILSPAELEGPILVPHTAQRGDSRYPYETLFRSQHYALLDNGCREYLFLSDFFMVAGNSALDLFNSIMGKTLSMFLKSMSTYVSDCYDSIAIFLCIHIILRFRAITAKRTIPALDKYWEAVLELLWPRFEMILEMNIHSIRNTDPQKLGLLDTRPHYITRRYAEFSSAIVSINQTFPNERTHTLLGQLQVEVENFVLKMAAEFPSRRDQLIFLINNYDMMLSVLMERAADDSKEVEGFQQLLLARTQEFIEEILSPPFGGMIAFVKEAEALMEKGQLDRLKNEEARITQLVRGFSSTWKQSVESMSQDVMRSFTNFKNGTSIIQGALTQLIQYYHGFHKILNQPTFRSLAVRSELINLHHLMVEVKKHKPNF
- the vps52 gene encoding vacuolar protein sorting-associated protein 52 homolog isoform X2, which encodes MADVAAAAVGAGSDVNTAGNPTEVAMAYLQDETDGDMTNLNLGELDLTTDEFILDEVDIHIQANLEDDLVKEALKTGVDLRQYSKQVESELQRIEQASIKDYIKESQNIASLHNQITACDSILERMEGMLSGFQSDLSSISSEIQTLQQQSVSMNVRLKNRQAVRSHLSQLVDELVVPGAMISTILDSPVTEQEFLEQLHELNNKINFAKELSFRETLACSDIQDIVDRLKLKAVSKIREFILQKIYSFRKPMTNYQIPQNTLLKYRFFYQFLLANERTVAKEIRDEYVDTMSKIYYSYFKSYSSRLLKVQYEEVADKDDLMGVEDTAKKGFFSKPSLKSRNTIFTLGQRGAILSPAELEGPILVPHTAQRGDSRYPYETLFRSQHYALLDNGCREYLFLSDFFMVAGNSALDLFNSIMGKTLSMFLKSMSTYVSDCYDSIAIFLCIHIILRFRAITAKRTIPALDKYWEAVLELLWPRFEMILEMNIHSIRNTDPQKLGLLDTRPHYITRRYAEFSSAIVSINQTFPNERTHTLLGQLQVEVENFVLKMAAEFPSRRDQLIFLINNYDMMLSVLMERAADDSKEVEGFQQLLLARTQEFIEEILSPPFGGMIAFVKEAEALMEKGQLDRLKNEEARITQLVRGFSSTWKQSVESMSQDVMRSFTNFKNGTSIIQGALTQLIQYYHGFHKILNQPTFRSLAVRSELINLHHLMVEVKKHKPNF
- the vps52 gene encoding vacuolar protein sorting-associated protein 52 homolog isoform X3, encoding MTNLNLGELDLTTDEFILDEVDIHIQANLEDDLVKEALKTGVDLRQYSKQVESELQRIEQASIKDYIKESQNIASLHNQITACDSILERMEGMLSGFQSDLSSISSEIQTLQQQSVSMNVRLKNRQAVRSHLSQLVDELVVPGAMISTILDSPVTEQEFLEQLHELNNKINFAKELSFRETLACSDIQDIVDRLKLKAVSKIREFILQKIYSFRKPMTNYQIPQNTLLKYRFFYQFLLANERTVAKEIRDEYVDTMSKIYYSYFKSYSSRLLKVQYEEVADKDDLMGVEDTAKKGFFSKPSLKSRNTIFTLGQRGAILSPAELEGPILVPHTAQRGDSRYPYETLFRSQHYALLDNGCREYLFLSDFFMVAGNSALDLFNSIMGKTLSMFLKSMSTYVSDCYDSIAIFLCIHIILRFRAITAKRTIPALDKYWEAVLELLWPRFEMILEMNIHSIRNTDPQKLGLLDTRPHYITRRYAEFSSAIVSINQTFPNERTHTLLGQLQVEVENFVLKMAAEFPSRRDQLIFLINNYDMMLSVLMERAADDSKEVEGFQQLLLARTQEFIEEILSPPFGGMIAFVKEAEALMEKGQLDRLKNEEARITQLVRGFSSTWKQSVESMSQDVMRSFTNFKNGTSIIQGALTQLIQYYHGFHKILNQPTFRSLAVRSELINLHHLMVEVKKHKPNF